The genomic stretch ACTTGTCAAAGTAGATTCTGAAACAAAATATGAAAGTGAAATTTCAAAAGTACTAAAAGAGAAATTCGAATCACTTGGCGTGGAAGTAAAAGAAGACAATGCCAAAAAAGTAACAGGACATGGAGCGAACAATTTAATTTGTACTTTAAAAGGTACAAAAGAAGGCGTTGATACAATTTATTTCACATCTCATATGGATACAGTTGTTCCTGGTAAAGGAATTAAGCCACAAATTGAAAATGGCTATATTAAAAGTGATGGAACAACGATTTTAGGAGCGGATGATAAAGCAGGTCTTGCTGCAATGTTTGAAGCTTTGGAAGTTATTAAAGAAGAAGGAATTGAGCATGGAACAGTAGAGTTTATTATTACTGTTGGAGAAGAGTCAGGACTTGTTGGAGCGAAAGCATTAGATCCAAGCATGATTACAGCAAAGTTTGGATATGCGTTAGACAGTGACGGAAAAGTAGGCGATATTATTGTTGGGGCTCCAACTCAAGCGAAGGTTCAGGCAACAATCTACGGTAAAACAGCTCATGCTGGAGTAGCTCCTGAAAAAGGTGTTTCAGCTATTACAATTGCTGCTAAAGCTATTTCAAAAATGCCGCTTGGCCGCATTGATGAAGAAACAACAGCAAACATCGGTCGCTTTGAAGGTGGAACACAAACAAATATTGTTTGTGACCAAGTCCATATTCTAGCAGAAGCTCGTTCACTTGTAAGCGAAAAGATGGAAGCCCAAGTCGAAAAAATGAAAAAAGCGTTTGAAGAAGCAGCAGAAGAAATGGGTGGAAGAGCAGAAGTAGAAGTGACGGTTATGTACCCAAACTTCAAATTTAAAGATGGAGATCATGTTGTTGAAGTGGCGAAAAAAGCAGTTGATCGCATTGGTAGAACATCTCATCTTCTTCACAGCGGTGGTGGAAGTGATGCAAACGTGATTGCTGGTCACGGTATTCCAACGGTTAACTTAGCTGTTGGATATGAAGATATTCATACAACAAACGAGAAAATGCCAATTGAAGAACTTGTAAAAACAAGTGAACTTGTACTTGCTCTTATTCAAGAAGTAAGTTGTTAAAAAAAGAGCACTACACATTGTACATAATGTGTAGTGCTCTCTTTTTTTATTTTACATGTTGTATAGTGTACAAAAGAAAGGATTCTAGTAGAATAAATATTAATTTCAGAAAATTTAGACACTTAGACAAAAAGGGGGAAGCATGATGGACACAATAAAAATTGGACTTATTCAAGCATCGCACAATGTGGAAGGAAGTGAACCTGTTGAAGTTCACAAAGCAGCGGCTATTGAAAAACATATAAAGCTTGTGAGAGAAGCAAAGGAAAAAGGGGCCAACATTATCTGTATGCAGGAAATCTTTTATGGGCCCTATTTTTGTTCTGAGCAAAATCCAAAATGGTATAGTGCAGCTGAACAAATTCCAGAAGGTCCTACAACAAAAAGATTTATAGAACTTGCAAAAGAATTACACGTTGTTATTGTTTTACCGATTTATGAGCGTGTAGGAGTCGCTACGTACTATAACACAGCAGCTGTTATTGATGCTGATGGAACATATTTAGGAAAATACCGAAAGCAGCATATCCCCCACGTTGGGGCTGGGGAAGAAGGATATGGATTTTGGGAAAAGTTTTACTTCAAGCCTGGAAATTTAGGGTATCCGGTTTTTAAGACAGCCTATGGCACAATCGGCGTTTATATATGCTATGATCGTCATTTTCCAGAAGGAGCTCGAGTGCTTGGTCTCAAAGGAGCAGAAATTGTGTTCAATCCATCAGCAACTGTTGCTGGTACATCCGAATATTTGTGGAAGCTAGAGCAGCCTGCACATGCTGTTGCGAACGGTTATTACGTTGGAGCAATTAACAGAGTCGGATTTGAAGCCCCTTGGAATATGGGGGAATTTTACGGTCAGTCTTATTTAGTAGATCCGCGCGGTCGTTTTGTTGCAACAGGAAGCAGAGATCGTGATGAAGTCATCATTGGTGAGGTAGACCGCAGGCTTATCCAAGAGGTAAGAGATGCTTGGCAATTCTACCGAGAT from Priestia filamentosa encodes the following:
- a CDS encoding tripeptidase T; this encodes MKINEQRLVDTFLQLVKVDSETKYESEISKVLKEKFESLGVEVKEDNAKKVTGHGANNLICTLKGTKEGVDTIYFTSHMDTVVPGKGIKPQIENGYIKSDGTTILGADDKAGLAAMFEALEVIKEEGIEHGTVEFIITVGEESGLVGAKALDPSMITAKFGYALDSDGKVGDIIVGAPTQAKVQATIYGKTAHAGVAPEKGVSAITIAAKAISKMPLGRIDEETTANIGRFEGGTQTNIVCDQVHILAEARSLVSEKMEAQVEKMKKAFEEAAEEMGGRAEVEVTVMYPNFKFKDGDHVVEVAKKAVDRIGRTSHLLHSGGGSDANVIAGHGIPTVNLAVGYEDIHTTNEKMPIEELVKTSELVLALIQEVSC
- a CDS encoding nitrilase-related carbon-nitrogen hydrolase, translating into MMDTIKIGLIQASHNVEGSEPVEVHKAAAIEKHIKLVREAKEKGANIICMQEIFYGPYFCSEQNPKWYSAAEQIPEGPTTKRFIELAKELHVVIVLPIYERVGVATYYNTAAVIDADGTYLGKYRKQHIPHVGAGEEGYGFWEKFYFKPGNLGYPVFKTAYGTIGVYICYDRHFPEGARVLGLKGAEIVFNPSATVAGTSEYLWKLEQPAHAVANGYYVGAINRVGFEAPWNMGEFYGQSYLVDPRGRFVATGSRDRDEVIIGEVDRRLIQEVRDAWQFYRDRRPETYEEMTSLLP